A single genomic interval of Astyanax mexicanus isolate ESR-SI-001 chromosome 4, AstMex3_surface, whole genome shotgun sequence harbors:
- the LOC125801412 gene encoding zinc finger protein 239-like, with protein MKPSPDMEKHQHSVKSFTKQSDLKKHQRIHTGEKPYYCSDCGKSFIQQSDLKKHQRIHTGEKPYHCSDCGKSFNQQSNLKSHQRIHTGEKPYHCSDCGKSFNLQSNLKSHQRIHTGEKPYYCLDCGKSFTVQSNLKSHQRIHTGEKPHYCSDCGKTFTQQSTLKIHQRIHTGEKPYHCSDCGKSFTEQSDLKRHQRIHTGEKPYYCSDCGKSFNQQSHFKNHQRIHTGEKPYYCFDCGKSFTKQSHLKIHQRIHTREKPYHCSECGQSFNQQSHLKKHQRIHTGEKTIPNLSHGN; from the coding sequence atgaagccaagtcccgacatggagaaacatcagcactctgtcaagagttttactaaacagagtgatctcaaaaaacaccagcgtattcacacaggagagaaaccgtattactgctcagactgtgggaagagttttattcaacagagtgatctcaaaaaacaccagcgcattcacacaggagagaaaccgtatcactgctcagactgtgggaagagttttaatcaacagagtaatctcaaaagtcaccagcgcattcacacaggagagaaaccgtatcactgctcagactgtgggaagagttttaatctacagagtaatctcaaaagtcaccagcgcattcacacaggagagaaaccgtattactgcttagactgtgggaagagttttactgtgcagagtaatctcaaaagtcaccagcgcattcacacaggagagaaaccgcattactgctcagactgtgggaagacttttactcaacagagtactctcaaaatccatcagcgcattcacacaggagagaaaccgtatcactgctcagactgtgggaagagttttactgaacagagtgatctcaaacgacaccagcgcattcacacaggagagaaaccgtattactgctcagactgtgggaagagttttaatcaacagagtcattttaaaaatcaccagcgcattcacacaggagagaaaccgtattactgtttcgactgtgggaaaagttttactaaacagagtcatctcaaaatacaccaacgcattcacacaagagagaaaccgtatcactgctcagagtgtgggcagagttttaatcaacagagtcatttaaaaaaacaccagcgcattcacacgggagagaaaactatcccaaatttgtcccacggcaattaa